A genomic window from Polaribacter gangjinensis includes:
- the rpsK gene encoding 30S ribosomal protein S11, with translation MAKASAKKRKVIVDAIGEAHINATFNNIIISLTNKKGDVVSWSSAGKMGFRGSKKNTPYAAQLAAEDCSGVAKEAGLRKVKVFVKGPGNGRESAIRSLHNAGIEVTEIIDVTPIPHNGCRPPKRRRV, from the coding sequence ATGGCAAAAGCAAGTGCAAAAAAACGTAAAGTAATCGTAGATGCGATTGGAGAAGCTCACATAAATGCAACTTTCAATAACATCATCATTTCTTTAACAAACAAAAAAGGAGACGTAGTTTCTTGGTCATCTGCAGGTAAAATGGGCTTTAGAGGTTCTAAAAAGAATACTCCTTATGCAGCTCAATTAGCAGCAGAAGATTGTTCAGGAGTTGCTAAAGAAGCAGGTTTACGTAAAGTAAAAGTTTTCGTAAAAGGTCCAGGAAATGGTAGAGAATCTGCAATCAGATCTTTACACAATGCTGGTATTGAGGTAACAGAAATTATTGATGTTACGCCAATTCCACACAACGGATGTCGTCCTCCAAAAAGAAGAAGAGTATAA
- the rpsM gene encoding 30S ribosomal protein S13, translating into MARIAGIDIPKNKRGVIALTYIFGIGNSRAKEILAKANVDENIKVQDWNDDQIAAIREQVGAFTIEGELRSEVQLNIKRLMDIGCQRGIRHRLGLPLRGQRTKNNSRTRKGKRKTVANKKK; encoded by the coding sequence ATGGCAAGAATAGCAGGTATAGACATTCCAAAGAACAAAAGAGGAGTTATTGCTTTAACTTACATCTTTGGTATAGGTAACAGTAGAGCTAAAGAAATTTTAGCTAAAGCAAACGTTGATGAAAACATTAAAGTTCAAGACTGGAATGATGATCAAATTGCAGCAATCAGAGAACAAGTTGGAGCTTTCACAATTGAGGGTGAATTACGTTCTGAGGTTCAATTAAACATTAAGCGTTTAATGGACATTGGTTGTCAAAGAGGAATTCGTCACAGATTAGGTCTTCCTTTAAGAGGACAAAGAACTAAAAATAATTCTCGTACTAGAAAAGGTAAGAGAAAAACAGTTGCTAACAAGAAAAAATAA
- the ykgO gene encoding type B 50S ribosomal protein L36 produces the protein MKVRASVKKRSADCKIVRRKGRLYVINKQNPRFKQRQG, from the coding sequence ATGAAAGTTAGAGCATCAGTTAAAAAAAGAAGCGCCGACTGCAAAATAGTTCGCAGAAAAGGCAGATTATATGTAATAAATAAACAAAATCCTAGATTTAAACAAAGACAAGGGTAA
- the infA gene encoding translation initiation factor IF-1, with amino-acid sequence MAKQSAIQQDGTITEALSNAMFRVELENGHIVTAHISGKMRMHYIKLLPGDKVKLEMSPYDLSKARITYRY; translated from the coding sequence ATGGCTAAACAATCAGCGATTCAACAAGACGGAACAATTACAGAAGCATTATCAAATGCTATGTTTCGTGTAGAATTAGAGAATGGACATATTGTAACAGCTCACATTTCAGGAAAAATGCGTATGCATTACATCAAGTTGTTACCTGGTGATAAAGTGAAATTAGAAATGAGTCCATACGATTTATCGAAAGCAAGAATTACTTACAGATACTAA
- the secY gene encoding preprotein translocase subunit SecY, with product MNFINTLKDIFKIEELKNKILLTIVLIAVYRFMAAVPLPGIDPLQLAALKESTSGGLLGLLNAFTGGAFARASVMALGIMPYISASIVVQLMGIAVPYLQKLQKDGESGRKKITQITRWLTIGITLVQAPTYITAIKTQFGLGPEAFLVSGATFWISSIIILTAGTIFAMWLGERITDKGIGNGISLLITVGIIANFPAAFLQEFVAKTTNAGAGGVMMVLIEIILWFVVILLTVLLVTAVRKIAVQYARRTVAGNVQNVAGSRDYIPLKLNAAGVMPIIFAQAIMFLPVALAQKFPVISSLQDINGLWYNVIFAVLIIVFSFFYTAITIPTNKMADDLKRSGGFIPGIRPGKDTADKLDSVLSKITFPGSLFLAALSILPSIVVQFGVQQSWAMFYGGTSLIIMVGVAIDTMQQINSYLLNRHYDGLMKTGNSNRKSIK from the coding sequence ATGAATTTTATAAATACATTAAAAGACATTTTCAAGATTGAAGAACTTAAAAATAAGATTCTTCTTACAATCGTTTTAATAGCGGTTTACCGTTTTATGGCTGCAGTTCCTTTACCTGGAATTGATCCATTACAGTTAGCAGCTTTAAAAGAAAGTACTTCAGGAGGTCTTTTAGGTTTATTAAACGCATTTACTGGAGGTGCATTTGCAAGAGCATCAGTAATGGCTCTTGGTATTATGCCTTATATTTCTGCATCTATTGTAGTTCAGTTAATGGGAATTGCGGTTCCTTATTTGCAAAAATTACAAAAAGATGGAGAAAGTGGAAGAAAGAAAATTACACAGATTACAAGATGGTTGACTATAGGTATTACTTTAGTTCAAGCTCCAACGTACATCACTGCTATTAAAACTCAGTTTGGATTAGGTCCTGAAGCGTTTTTAGTAAGTGGTGCTACATTTTGGATTTCATCTATCATTATTTTAACCGCTGGTACTATTTTTGCAATGTGGTTAGGAGAGCGTATTACTGATAAAGGTATTGGTAATGGTATTTCATTATTAATTACAGTTGGTATTATTGCTAACTTCCCTGCTGCATTTTTACAAGAGTTTGTTGCTAAAACAACAAATGCTGGTGCAGGTGGTGTAATGATGGTTTTGATTGAAATTATCCTTTGGTTTGTTGTAATTTTATTGACTGTTTTACTAGTTACTGCTGTTAGAAAAATAGCTGTTCAGTATGCTAGAAGAACTGTTGCAGGAAATGTTCAAAATGTTGCTGGTTCAAGAGATTATATTCCCTTGAAATTAAATGCTGCTGGTGTAATGCCAATCATTTTTGCTCAGGCAATTATGTTTTTACCAGTTGCTTTGGCACAAAAATTTCCAGTTATTTCAAGTTTACAAGACATTAATGGTTTGTGGTATAATGTAATATTTGCAGTTTTAATTATTGTTTTCAGTTTTTTCTATACTGCAATTACAATACCTACCAATAAAATGGCTGATGATCTGAAGAGAAGTGGAGGTTTTATTCCTGGAATAAGACCAGGAAAAGATACTGCTGATAAATTAGATTCTGTTTTATCTAAAATTACATTTCCAGGTTCTTTATTTTTAGCAGCTTTGTCTATTTTACCATCAATTGTTGTTCAATTTGGTGTACAACAAAGTTGGGCTATGTTTTATGGTGGTACTTCATTAATCATTATGGTTGGTGTAGCAATTGATACCATGCAACAAATAAATTCGTATTTGTTAAATCGTCACTATGATGGTTTAATGAAAACGGGAAATAGCAATAGAAAATCGATTAAATAA